AGTGTGACCACTGTCTCACAACCCCAGACATCCATGGATTCAACGGTTTTGAAGTCATACTCTGCCATCTGAGCTTCTTTGTCCGACCTGAAATTGtacgatttgtatttttttatgtgtaaaatCTTTCCGCTCGCTTTACTACAATGTGTCGGAGTGATTTCGtgaaagggacggaagtgtgtaacaggaagccggAGAAGCGCGCGctttttgatttgaccaatgagtgTGCTTGGTGGAACTAGATAGATTTAATgttgcttatattatatttatagcagaTAGATGGTGAGTTGTCATATAATATACACTATACGCAATTATTGTAAGGATCTAACAAAAGTACCAGAACAAAAAGCACATATGGGAAGAGTTTCCACTTCAATTGGGTGACATCGATTGCTAttttgtaaagtataatatctttatatacgtGGGCATTTAGGCGGTAACAACAAATAAGAGGaaatgtttgattattttatgtgttatgTGCGGCAGGTCCAGTCTGCAATTACAAAGAGTAGTTGCAGTGGGCGATTGTGCTGAGTATTACATAAGGCcgcgtgtatttatttatttctttagtttCGTTTGTAATATTCTGTTTTCGAAGACATGCATATCTATAACTTGTAATTTATAGGAATGCGAAAAATCTTTAGCGTGCCATCGACTGGCATAAGCAAATTGCAATGCTATCCACTTACTCActttaaatacatgtatatataaaattattatttagtgagTGGCgcataaatcaattaattctgAAAAGTAATTCacattatcttttaattttaacatacatacaattgttgtaaattaaaaaagaggAAGATTGCATTGTACTACGAAActggtaaatatttgtattttttacttacatttttttaagcttCAAGTAACCAACTGTAGGACCATGGCCAGTTCTATTTCTACCCTGCACCGGGTAAGCACCAAGACCTGCAGATGAACATACACTCTCTGCAAGAGTCATGCCTGAGTAGATGCGTTGTCGAAATGCAGCAAATAACGCCCACGGATATAACATTCTATATAAAAAGTGGCTATTGTTATGTTCCTCCGTCAAGATGTACTggaaaacaaatacaattacaaacacacaataaattttgacaaagttacttattcatataaatactcataaaatatttaacaaagtatttatGTTACTTACCTCAAGGGGCCACAAGTTTGAGAATGCCAAGTAAAGAGAAATATAGAGGGGCACCATCCTCAGTATATTGATCGTAAAGCCAAAACAGTCCACATACTTGCTGTATGGCAAATGGAAGTAATCATTAAATGTACGATATCTGTAATATGGACCTAGAAAAATAGAAGGTTGtctttacttttaaatctttatttaataaactaaccGATAGAAAGACCAGCCAAAGAAAATACTGATGAACTTTGAATCACTGCAGATTACTAAAACACTATTAAACTTCAAACAAAATACTATGGCCCCCAAATTAGCTATTTCAATATCCTAATAAGAATTGCAAAAATTTTtggagttattattattattactatgagCCCTGAGTATCCCAAGCATTGATGTTGCATTTAATACAATGTCAAACTTGCTTATTCAACATAACTTTGGTTGAATTAagctataaagttttatttatgtttataattgaaaataatattacctgTCAATAATCCAATATAGTTGAAAGTATAGTgaaacaaatcaataaattcCGGGTTGATTAGCTCAAGGAAATCATCATCTCTTTCAGTTGGTAACTTAGATTCTGCTTTAGTCGAGTCCAATTCCTTTTTCTTAGCCTCAGCGACAGCCAACCAAGATCCATTCATTTCAAAAGCTACTCCAACAACTCTTAGCACTATGATCATTTCAATTAAGTTGGTTTGGCCCGAAGAAGGGGGTAAACCAATGAGATATCCGAGCCGGAATACAAATAGATAGCCaaacataaagaaaaatgttgTAACATGGCATCGTCTGTaaacaagaaaattattttaattaatttaaaaaaaaattactataattactgaaatattttaaaccttgatatattaattatcaacaGT
This genomic stretch from Vanessa tameamea isolate UH-Manoa-2023 chromosome 9, ilVanTame1 primary haplotype, whole genome shotgun sequence harbors:
- the LOC113395098 gene encoding lysophospholipid acyltransferase 7-like, translating into MLAFITKNLNDIIYLSLLLICVFVGPYYRKLDTIESKKWAGSILGILLIIIVSGNGASHPIMSGLMGISIIKTDTIKRCHVTTFFFMFGYLFVFRLGYLIGLPPSSGQTNLIEMIIVLRVVGVAFEMNGSWLAVAEAKKKELDSTKAESKLPTERDDDFLELINPEFIDLFHYTFNYIGLLTGPYYRYRTFNDYFHLPYSKYVDCFGFTINILRMVPLYISLYLAFSNLWPLEYILTEEHNNSHFLYRMLYPWALFAAFRQRIYSGMTLAESVCSSAGLGAYPVQGRNRTGHGPTVGYLKLKKMSDKEAQMAEYDFKTVESMDVWGCETVVTLRESMKVWNKAVQYWVAMVVYKRFPVNNLKMHAALFVSVIWHGFHAGYFFCIYFCPFYVMAEDIYYKLYYKDATGMKKKIIGFIMWFLRSHSESYQAAAFLLLTFDRVWIYYSSVYHYWYGVWLSFLILGLILNKVRAMLQPKQPRVSKTDTLKE